The Malus domestica chromosome 10, GDT2T_hap1 genome contains a region encoding:
- the LOC114827353 gene encoding protein ALP1-like isoform X1 gives MARLSLSTKKKVHAALNVLIVYLRTIFVACATSCFYSWYRFQKRLRSPSPCQTVIRVYKQLEYLHGLIYESDVTCIAELRMDRRSFHRLCQVLVTRGHLRATRNVSIEEMVAFFLYILAHHLKNRTINHHFRRSGRTISKYFHECIKAMIRCQKDFWQTPEPIPENSTDTKWKWFKNCLGALDGTPVKVHVPECDKPKYRTRKNEIATNVLGVCTPDMQFIYVLPGWEGSAHDGRVLRDAVTRRNGLKVPNGCYYLVDGGYTNGKGFLAPYRRTRYHLNEWRDGYRPTTPAEFFNMKHSSARNVIERCFGLLKMRWGILRSPSYYDIKTHRRIISVCCMLHNFIRREMVVDPIEADADGQFQDGNSDANNYITTVESSDEWTAWRDNLAQEMWNNRAVH, from the exons ATGGCTCGTCTAAGTTTGTCCACAAAGAAGAAAGTACATGCTGCGTTGAATGTGTTGATTGTCTATCTTCGAACTATATTTGTTGCATGTGCTACTTCTTGTTTCTATTCTTGGTATCGTTTCCAAAAGCGCCTTAGAAGTCCCTCACCTTGTCAAACAGTTATAAGAGTTTACAAGCAATTAGAATACTTACATGGTTTAATTTATGAGAGTGATGTGACATGTATTGCTGAACTACGAATGGATAGACGATCCTTTCATAGATTATGTCAAGTTCTTGTGACTAGAGGACATCTACGAGCTACTCGAAATGTGTCTATAGAGGAGATGGTTGCATTTTTTCTATACATTCTTGCACACCATCTTAAGAATCGCACAATCAACCACCACTTTAGAAGGTCTGGTCGAACAATTAGTAAGTATTTCCATGAGTGTATTAAAGCAATGATTCGATGCCAAAAGGATTTCTGGCAAACACCTGAGCCTATCCCTGAGAACTCAACTGACACAAAGTGGAAATGGTTTAAG AATTGTTTAGGTGCACTAGATGGAACACCTGTTAAGGTGCATGTACCAGAATGTGATAAACCAAAGTACAGAACAAGGAAAAATGAAATAGCAACGAATGTTTTAGGAGTCTGCACTCCGGACATGCagtttatatatgttttacctGGATGGGAAGGGTCCGCACATGATGGTCGAGTTCTTAGAGATGCTGTGACTAGGAGAAATGGATTGAAAGTCCCTAATG GTTGTTACTATTTGGTTGATGGTGGCTACACAAACGGAAAAGGTTTTCTTGCACCTTATAGGCGAACTCGTTATCATTTGAATGAGTGGAGAGATGGTTATCGTCCTACAACACCGGCTGAGTTTTTTAatatgaaacactcaagtgctCGGAATGTCATTGAAAGGTGTTTTGGGCTATTGAAAATGCGTTGGGGAATCCTTAGGAGCCCATCCTATTACGACATTAAGACACATCGTCGCATAATTTCAGTGTGTTGTATGCTCCATAATTTTATAAGGAGGGAGATGGTTGTAGATCCTATAGAAGCCGATGCGGATGGGCAATTTCAAGATGGGAATTCAGATGCAAATAACTATATTACCACTGTTGAGTCCTCAGATGAGTGGACTGCATGGAGGGATAACCTTGCCCAAGAAATGTGGAACAATAGGGCGGTTCATTGA
- the LOC114827353 gene encoding uncharacterized protein isoform X2, whose protein sequence is MMEAKLPRCGLKASPHIESRIKTLKAKYFALTELLALSGFEWNEEKMMLACEKSAYDEATKGKKDASGLYDKPFPHYHSLGEIYAKDRAVGANAGNADDDEEEVRLEDANVNQHEGEDESGNDFDTSFSVPNTQQQRNAESNTSNISRKRARVADEMAKQFSIMAKAIADVGPKIDGLVHALSTNINLTEMQQKLDSELTKMEFLSPMDLFKVTNFLAKEHDLLRVFFNMSDERKSAYVTTLLQTWMHNDI, encoded by the exons ATGATGGAAGCCAAACTCCCAAGATGCGGATTAAAGGCGTCTCCCCACATTGAATCACGCATCAAGACTTTGAAGGCAAAATATTTTGCCTTAACTGAATTGCTAGCTCTCAGTGGGTTTGAGTGGAATGAAGAGAAAATGATGTTGGCTTGTGAGAAAAGTGCGTATGACGAGGCTACGAAG ggtaAAAAGGATGCAAGTGGATTGTACGATAAGCCTTTTCCGCACTACCACAGTTTGGGAGAGATTTATGCAAAAGATCGTGCTGTGGGTGCAAATGCTGGTAACGCTGATGACGATGAAGAAGAAGTTAGACTTGAAGATGCCAATGTCAATCAACATGAAGGTGAGGATGAAAGTGGAAATGACTTTGATACTTCTTTCTCAGTACCAAATACCCAACAACAAAGGAATGCAGAAAGTAACACATCAAACATTAGTCGCAAAAGGGCAAGAGTAGCGGATGAAATGGCCAAGCAATTCTCTATTATGGCTAAAGCTATAGCCGATGTGGGACCTAAGATTGATGGTCTAGTTCATGCACTGTCAACCAATATAAATCTGACCGAAATGCAACAAAAACTTGACAGTGAGTTGACCAAAATGGAGTTTTTGTCTCCCATGGATTTATTTAAAGTCACTAACTTCTTGGCCAAAGAACATGACCTTTTGAGGGTGTTTTTCAACATGTCTGATGAAAGGAAGAGTGCATATGTGACTACTTTGTTGCAGACTTGGATGCATAACGACATCTAA